One part of the Sporosarcina ureae genome encodes these proteins:
- the isdC gene encoding heme uptake protein IsdC: MKKTFLYFLVVSFFVLTVGLPQASAKIADGTQQLNYQVNQPDSSNASIANDYFQKPALVTVTNGSAIVQLTLKNSSWITKFEPAGGAEVVNEDLKADTRVVEFSVSDISKPVKIPMKVDVEDINYHHEYTVDLVFEEKAAVTPPAVKPPATNTIPPSANTNTNTNTSTGTITKKPTTQKPVKNPQTSDSTPYLLIFVLAGSAFLLYRTRFQRKQGEQ; this comes from the coding sequence GTGAAAAAAACATTTTTGTACTTTTTAGTTGTAAGTTTTTTCGTGCTGACAGTTGGCTTGCCACAAGCGTCCGCTAAAATAGCGGATGGTACTCAGCAATTAAACTATCAAGTAAACCAGCCAGATAGCTCTAATGCATCTATTGCTAATGATTACTTTCAAAAGCCAGCACTCGTCACCGTAACGAATGGTTCTGCCATCGTACAGCTAACTCTTAAGAACAGCTCTTGGATTACGAAGTTTGAGCCAGCGGGCGGAGCAGAAGTAGTCAATGAAGATCTTAAAGCCGATACAAGAGTTGTAGAGTTTAGTGTAAGTGACATTTCTAAACCAGTGAAGATTCCTATGAAAGTTGATGTCGAGGATATCAATTATCACCACGAGTATACAGTTGACTTGGTGTTTGAAGAAAAAGCTGCCGTTACACCACCAGCTGTAAAACCTCCTGCAACGAATACTATTCCACCAAGTGCTAACACGAACACGAATACCAATACGAGCACAGGTACTATAACGAAAAAGCCTACTACCCAAAAACCAGTAAAGAATCCACAAACTAGTGATTCAACGCCGTACCTATTAATCTTTGTATTAGCAGGTTCTGCATTTTTATTGTATAGAACTAGATTCCAAAGAAAACAGGGGGAACAATAA
- a CDS encoding NEAT domain-containing protein has protein sequence MTKKTSSRATKVVLASLLAASIAIPTAASANPISTSDQAVSALKQTIAVDQVVDFHVYKSGTTTPEPAISSHLIPQGTLVEKDGVTYAKVTVAVKSAPMIAGFQTKQGEEFADATEVKNTDGTTTYTFPVVADEIHSGKIHVVYAPANMDKWYPFDFKATVAKADTDAETISKVNVKVYKDGTKEESIMKDYMSSTASVKKVSDGNEVTLTFPKGGYIHGFKIAGKEIPIATDDKSTGARTYTFKVADLTKLVNADLHVIVNEGPVKYDANHKVQLDFTNEVKPNPTPIVNPFKDIDKDGNKEAILALLDKGIVKSADKFNPRNNITRSQFALMVARALNLDTTKDVGFKDLGKITDKERISAINALAEAGIVQTNEKFNPNNTLTRQQGALMLYRAIQFAEGKEIKKGDTTLPFYADGKVITDPEAKQAFALLYAEKIMTGAKQPNGKVLINSGDSLQRTQMAKILNGSLNFMKK, from the coding sequence ATGACGAAAAAAACATCATCTCGCGCAACGAAAGTAGTACTTGCTTCACTATTAGCAGCTTCTATCGCTATTCCAACAGCAGCATCCGCTAACCCGATCAGCACAAGTGATCAAGCAGTGTCGGCTTTGAAACAGACGATTGCTGTGGATCAAGTAGTTGACTTTCATGTTTATAAATCAGGTACAACTACACCAGAACCTGCAATCAGTAGCCACCTCATTCCACAAGGTACGTTGGTGGAAAAAGATGGAGTAACATATGCGAAGGTAACGGTTGCAGTTAAATCAGCTCCTATGATTGCAGGCTTTCAAACGAAACAAGGAGAAGAGTTTGCTGATGCAACGGAAGTTAAAAATACGGACGGCACAACGACTTATACTTTCCCAGTAGTAGCGGATGAAATACATTCAGGCAAAATCCATGTTGTATATGCACCTGCTAACATGGACAAGTGGTATCCATTCGATTTCAAAGCAACGGTCGCTAAAGCAGACACAGATGCAGAAACAATTAGTAAAGTAAACGTAAAAGTTTACAAAGATGGAACAAAAGAAGAGTCGATCATGAAGGATTACATGTCCTCGACAGCTTCCGTAAAGAAAGTATCCGATGGTAATGAAGTAACTCTTACTTTCCCGAAAGGCGGTTACATCCACGGCTTCAAAATTGCTGGCAAGGAAATTCCAATTGCAACAGATGACAAATCAACAGGGGCCCGCACATATACATTTAAAGTAGCAGACCTAACAAAGTTAGTGAATGCTGACCTTCACGTTATTGTAAATGAAGGACCTGTTAAGTATGATGCAAACCATAAAGTACAACTGGACTTCACTAATGAAGTGAAACCAAACCCAACACCAATTGTAAATCCATTTAAAGATATTGATAAAGACGGCAACAAAGAAGCAATCCTTGCGTTGCTTGATAAAGGGATTGTAAAAAGTGCGGATAAGTTCAATCCGCGCAACAACATTACACGTTCACAGTTTGCATTAATGGTAGCACGTGCGTTAAATCTCGACACAACTAAAGATGTTGGATTTAAAGACTTAGGTAAAATCACAGATAAAGAACGGATCAGCGCAATCAATGCTCTAGCGGAAGCAGGCATTGTACAAACGAATGAAAAGTTCAACCCGAATAACACGTTGACTCGTCAGCAAGGTGCTTTGATGTTGTACCGTGCAATTCAATTTGCAGAAGGTAAAGAAATCAAAAAAGGAGATACAACTCTTCCGTTCTATGCAGATGGAAAAGTCATTACAGATCCTGAAGCGAAGCAAGCATTTGCATTGTTATACGCTGAAAAAATCATGACAGGCGCAAAACAGCCGAATGGTAAAGTCTTGATCAACTCTGGCGATTCCCTACAACGTACACAAATGGCTAAAATTCTAAACGGTTCATTGAACTTCATGAAAAAATAA